The following proteins are encoded in a genomic region of Kosakonia oryzae:
- a CDS encoding glutathione peroxidase — protein MQQDILNTEVTTIDGEQTTLETYRGNVLLIVNVASKCGLTPQYEQLENLQKTLDGEGFTVLGFPCNQFLGQEPGSEEEIKTFCSTTYGVTFPMFSKIEVNGDARHPLYKKLIAAAPSAVTPEGSGFYARMESKGRAPKEPGDILWNFEKFLIGRDGAVIQRFSPDMTPDDPVLQQAVKQALAK, from the coding sequence ATGCAACAGGACATTCTGAATACCGAAGTCACGACCATTGATGGTGAACAGACCACGCTGGAAACTTATCGCGGTAATGTATTACTGATCGTCAATGTGGCATCCAAATGCGGCCTGACGCCGCAGTATGAGCAACTGGAAAACCTGCAAAAAACGCTCGACGGTGAGGGTTTCACCGTGCTGGGATTCCCCTGCAACCAGTTCCTCGGCCAGGAGCCGGGTTCGGAAGAGGAGATCAAAACTTTTTGCAGCACGACTTACGGCGTGACGTTCCCGATGTTCAGCAAAATTGAAGTGAATGGCGACGCGCGTCATCCGCTGTATAAAAAATTGATCGCTGCTGCGCCGTCCGCTGTTACACCAGAGGGTAGCGGTTTCTACGCGCGTATGGAGAGTAAAGGCCGCGCACCGAAAGAGCCGGGTGATATTTTGTGGAATTTCGAAAAATTCCTCATTGGCCGCGACGGTGCTGTTATTCAGCGTTTCTCGCCGGATATGACCCCGGACGATCCAGTTTTGCAACAGGCCGTTAAACAGGCGCTGGCGAAATAA
- the ihfA gene encoding integration host factor subunit alpha has translation MALTKAEMSEYLFDKLGLSKRDAKELVELFFEEIRRALENGEQVKLSGFGNFDLRDKNQRPGRNPKTGEDIPITARRVVTFRPGQKLKSRVENASPKAE, from the coding sequence ATGGCGCTTACAAAAGCTGAAATGTCAGAATATCTGTTTGATAAGCTCGGGCTTAGCAAGCGGGACGCAAAAGAGCTGGTAGAGCTGTTTTTCGAAGAGATCCGTCGTGCTCTGGAAAACGGTGAGCAGGTAAAACTCTCCGGCTTTGGCAATTTCGATTTGCGCGACAAAAATCAACGTCCGGGGCGTAACCCGAAAACGGGCGAAGATATTCCCATTACAGCCCGGCGCGTGGTGACCTTCAGACCCGGCCAGAAGTTGAAGAGCCGTGTTGAAAACGCTTCGCCCAAAGCTGAATGA
- the pheT gene encoding phenylalanine--tRNA ligase subunit beta, with the protein MKFSELWLREWVNPAIDSEALSGQITMAGLEVDGVEPVAGAFHGVVVGEVMECAQHPNADKLRVTKVNVGGDRLLDIVCGAPNCRLGLKVAVATVGAVLPGDFKIKAAKLRGEPSEGMLCSFSELGISDDHNGIIELPADAPIGTDIREYLKLDDNTIEISVTPNRADCLGIIGVARDVAVLNQSPLTAPEIAPVAATITDTLPIAVEAADACPRYLGRVVKGIDVKAPTPLWMKEKLRRCGIRSIDAVVDVTNYVLLELGQPMHAFDRDRLEGGIVVRMAKEGETLVLLDGSEAKLNADTLVIADHNKALAMGGIFGGEHSGVNSETQNVLLECAFFNPLSITGRARRHGLHTDASHRYERGVDPQLQYKAMERATRLLLDICGGEAGPIIDVTNEATLPKRATIRLRRSKLDRLIGHHIADEQVSDILKRLGCEVTEGQDEWLAVAPSWRFDMEIEEDLVEEVARIYGYNNIPDAPVQAGLVMGEHREADLSLKRVKTMLNDKGYQEVITYSFVDPKLQQLIHPGEEALILPSPISSEMSAMRLSLWTGLLGTIVYNQNRQQSRVRIFETGLRFVPDTQANLGIRQDVMLAGAICGNRYEEHWDLAKGSVDFFDLKGDLESVLELTGKLLAIEFRAETNPALHPGQSAAIYLKDKRIGFIGVVHPELERKLDLNGRTLVFELEWNALADRVVPQAQEISRFPANRRDIAVVVAENVPAADVLAECKKVGVNQVVGVNLFDVYRGKGVAEGYKSLAISLILQDTSRTLEEEEIAATVARCVEALKERFQASLRD; encoded by the coding sequence ATGAAATTCAGTGAACTGTGGTTACGCGAATGGGTCAATCCAGCCATTGACAGTGAAGCGCTGTCAGGGCAGATCACTATGGCCGGCCTGGAAGTGGACGGCGTAGAGCCGGTTGCCGGGGCGTTTCATGGTGTGGTGGTCGGCGAAGTAATGGAGTGCGCTCAGCACCCGAACGCTGACAAACTGCGAGTGACGAAAGTCAATGTCGGTGGCGATCGCCTGCTGGACATCGTTTGTGGCGCGCCAAACTGCCGTCTGGGCCTGAAAGTCGCCGTAGCGACAGTCGGTGCAGTACTGCCCGGTGACTTCAAAATCAAAGCGGCGAAACTGCGCGGCGAACCGTCGGAAGGGATGCTGTGCTCCTTCTCCGAGCTGGGTATTTCTGACGATCACAACGGCATTATCGAACTGCCGGCAGATGCGCCGATCGGCACCGATATCCGTGAGTACCTGAAACTTGATGATAATACCATTGAGATTAGCGTCACGCCGAACCGTGCGGATTGCTTAGGGATCATTGGTGTTGCACGCGATGTGGCGGTGCTGAATCAGTCTCCGCTGACGGCGCCAGAAATTGCGCCGGTCGCCGCGACAATTACCGACACGCTGCCGATCGCAGTGGAAGCCGCAGATGCCTGCCCGCGTTACCTCGGGCGCGTAGTGAAGGGCATCGATGTTAAAGCGCCAACCCCACTGTGGATGAAAGAGAAGCTGCGTCGCTGCGGTATTCGTTCAATCGATGCTGTGGTGGATGTGACCAACTATGTTCTGCTGGAACTGGGCCAGCCGATGCACGCGTTTGACCGCGATCGCCTGGAAGGCGGCATCGTGGTGCGCATGGCAAAAGAGGGCGAAACCCTGGTGCTGCTGGACGGCAGCGAAGCGAAACTGAACGCGGACACGCTGGTGATTGCTGACCATAACAAAGCGTTGGCGATGGGCGGTATCTTTGGCGGTGAACACTCTGGCGTGAACAGCGAAACCCAGAACGTACTGCTGGAATGCGCTTTCTTCAATCCGCTCTCTATTACTGGTCGTGCTCGTCGTCATGGTCTGCATACTGATGCTTCACATCGTTATGAGCGTGGCGTCGACCCACAACTGCAATACAAAGCCATGGAGCGCGCAACTCGCCTGTTGCTGGATATCTGCGGCGGCGAAGCGGGTCCGATCATTGATGTCACGAACGAAGCTACCTTGCCGAAACGTGCGACCATTCGTCTGCGCCGCAGCAAGCTGGATCGCCTGATTGGTCATCATATTGCCGATGAGCAGGTCAGTGATATCCTCAAGCGCCTTGGTTGCGAAGTCACTGAAGGCCAGGATGAATGGCTGGCGGTTGCGCCGAGCTGGCGTTTCGATATGGAAATCGAAGAAGATCTGGTGGAAGAAGTAGCGCGTATCTACGGCTACAATAACATTCCGGATGCGCCGGTTCAGGCCGGTCTGGTCATGGGCGAACACCGTGAAGCGGATCTTTCGCTGAAGCGTGTGAAAACCATGCTCAACGACAAAGGCTACCAGGAAGTGATCACCTACAGTTTCGTTGATCCGAAATTGCAGCAATTGATCCACCCGGGCGAAGAAGCGCTGATCCTGCCAAGTCCGATCTCCAGCGAAATGTCAGCAATGCGCCTGTCGCTGTGGACGGGGCTGTTGGGCACTATCGTTTATAACCAGAACCGCCAGCAGAGCCGCGTGCGTATTTTTGAAACGGGTCTGCGCTTTGTCCCTGATACCCAGGCAAATCTTGGTATTCGTCAGGATGTCATGCTGGCGGGCGCCATTTGCGGCAACCGTTATGAAGAACATTGGGATCTGGCGAAAGGCAGTGTGGATTTCTTCGACCTGAAAGGCGATCTGGAATCCGTTCTGGAGCTGACAGGCAAATTATTGGCCATTGAATTCCGTGCAGAAACGAATCCGGCGCTCCATCCGGGACAATCTGCAGCGATTTATCTGAAAGATAAACGTATTGGTTTTATTGGTGTTGTGCATCCTGAACTGGAACGTAAGCTCGATCTGAACGGTCGCACTTTGGTGTTTGAACTGGAGTGGAATGCGCTTGCAGACCGCGTGGTTCCTCAGGCTCAGGAGATTTCACGCTTCCCGGCAAACCGTCGTGATATCGCGGTAGTTGTGGCTGAAAATGTGCCCGCAGCAGATGTTTTGGCCGAGTGTAAGAAAGTTGGCGTAAATCAGGTAGTTGGCGTAAACTTATTTGACGTGTACCGCGGTAAGGGCGTAGCGGAGGGGTATAAGAGCCTTGCCATTAGCCTGATCCTTCAGGATACCAGCCGTACACTCGAAGAAGAGGAGATTGCCGCTACCGTTGCCAGATGTGTAGAGGCATTAAAAGAGCGATTCCAGGCATCATTGAGGGATTGA
- the btuD gene encoding vitamin B12 ABC transporter ATP-binding protein BtuD, translating to MSALLQLQNVGASGRLGPITASVDRAAIVHLVGPNGAGKSTLLCRLAGLSGGQGEVLLNNRPLEQWPAQALAQHRAYLAQQQTPPFAMPVWHYLLLHQRDTAQTHCLGKIAAQLGLGDKLSRRVNQLSGGEWQRVRLAAVILQIHPEVNPSGQLLLLDEPMNSLDVAQQTALDKLIAELVSAGVTVVMSSHDLNHTLRYAQQVWLLSAGRLLGSGKQEEVLTPDRLAEAYGMAFRRFDVDGHRVLIPAT from the coding sequence ATGTCAGCGCTGCTGCAACTGCAAAATGTGGGCGCATCGGGCAGGCTGGGGCCGATTACGGCATCGGTTGATCGGGCGGCGATTGTACATCTGGTCGGACCAAATGGCGCCGGGAAAAGCACGCTGCTTTGCCGGCTTGCGGGTTTATCTGGCGGGCAGGGCGAGGTGTTATTGAATAACCGCCCGCTGGAACAATGGCCCGCCCAGGCGCTGGCGCAACATCGCGCTTATCTTGCCCAGCAGCAGACGCCGCCTTTTGCTATGCCTGTCTGGCACTATTTACTGTTGCATCAGCGCGATACTGCGCAAACTCACTGTCTGGGGAAAATTGCCGCTCAGCTTGGGCTGGGTGACAAGCTTAGCCGTAGAGTCAATCAACTTTCCGGCGGTGAATGGCAGCGGGTGAGGTTGGCCGCAGTGATTTTACAGATCCACCCGGAGGTAAATCCCTCCGGGCAGTTGCTGTTGCTGGATGAGCCAATGAATAGCCTTGATGTGGCGCAGCAGACTGCGCTGGATAAGCTTATCGCGGAGCTGGTAAGTGCTGGCGTGACCGTAGTGATGAGTAGCCACGACCTCAACCATACGCTGCGTTATGCGCAGCAGGTGTGGTTATTGAGCGCCGGGCGGCTACTGGGTAGCGGCAAACAAGAAGAGGTGCTGACGCCTGATCGGCTGGCGGAAGCTTACGGTATGGCTTTTCGTCGTTTCGACGTAGACGGGCATCGTGTGCTGATCCCGGCAACGTGA
- the pheM gene encoding pheST operon leader peptide PheM, which yields MNAAIFRFFFYFST from the coding sequence ATGAATGCTGCTATTTTCCGCTTCTTTTTTTACTTTAGCACCTGA
- the btuC gene encoding vitamin B12 ABC transporter permease BtuC → MLAYAHLQQQRNRRWLGGLLLLLLFSVFISLCAGEQWIAPDSWFTPDGQLFVWQIRLPRTLAVVLVGAALALCGAVMQALFENPLAEPGLLGVSSGAGVGLIAAVLLGGGMLPGWALGVCAIAGALIVTLILLRFARRHLTTSRLLLAGVALGIICTALMTWAVYFSTSFDLRQLMYWMMGGFGGVDWQQSWLMVALLPAMIWICFQSKPLNVLALGEISARQLGLPLWLWRNLLVVATGWMVGVSVALAGAIGFIGLVIPHILRLCGLTDHRVLLPGCALAGAVALLFADIVARLTLSAAELPIGVVTATLGAPVFIWLLLKVGREA, encoded by the coding sequence ATGCTGGCATACGCTCATCTTCAACAGCAACGAAATCGCCGCTGGCTTGGCGGATTATTGCTGCTTTTATTATTCTCTGTGTTTATTAGCCTCTGCGCGGGCGAGCAATGGATCGCTCCCGACAGCTGGTTTACTCCTGATGGTCAGCTCTTTGTCTGGCAAATTCGTCTTCCCCGTACGCTGGCGGTAGTGCTGGTGGGTGCCGCGCTGGCGCTGTGTGGCGCTGTGATGCAGGCGCTTTTTGAAAATCCGCTGGCGGAGCCGGGATTGCTCGGTGTCTCAAGCGGCGCGGGCGTCGGGCTGATCGCTGCTGTACTGCTGGGCGGCGGTATGTTGCCTGGCTGGGCGCTGGGCGTGTGCGCCATCGCCGGAGCGCTGATCGTGACGCTTATTCTGCTACGTTTTGCCCGGCGTCATCTCACCACCAGCCGCCTGCTGCTTGCGGGTGTGGCGCTTGGCATTATTTGTACAGCGTTAATGACGTGGGCGGTTTACTTTTCTACCTCATTCGATTTACGCCAGCTTATGTACTGGATGATGGGCGGTTTTGGCGGGGTCGACTGGCAACAAAGCTGGCTGATGGTGGCGTTGTTACCGGCGATGATCTGGATCTGTTTTCAATCAAAACCGCTGAACGTTCTGGCGCTGGGGGAGATATCCGCGCGGCAGTTGGGGTTGCCGCTGTGGCTGTGGCGAAATTTGCTGGTGGTGGCAACGGGCTGGATGGTTGGTGTCAGCGTTGCGCTGGCAGGAGCCATTGGCTTTATTGGTCTGGTGATCCCGCATATTTTACGTCTCTGCGGGCTGACCGATCACCGGGTGCTGCTTCCTGGCTGCGCGCTGGCGGGGGCGGTGGCGTTGCTGTTCGCCGATATTGTTGCCCGGCTGACGCTTAGCGCCGCTGAGTTACCCATCGGTGTCGTTACGGCGACGCTGGGTGCGCCGGTGTTTATCTGGTTATTATTAAAGGTCGGGCGTGAAGCCTGA
- the pheS gene encoding phenylalanine--tRNA ligase subunit alpha: protein MSHLAELVASAKAAINDASDVAALDNVRVEYLGKKGHLTLQMTTLRELPPEERPAAGAVINEAKEQVQQALNARKSDLENAALNARLAAETIDVSLPGRRVENGGLHPVTRTIDRIESFFGELGFTVATGPEIEDDYHNFDALNIPGHHPARADHDTFWFDATRLLRTQTSGVQIRTMENQQPPIRIIAPGRVYRNDYDQTHTPMFHQMEGLIVDKNISFTNLKGTLHDFLRNFFEEDLQIRFRPSYFPFTEPSAEVDVMGKNGKWLEVLGCGMVHPNVLRNVGIDPEVYSGFAFGMGMERLTMLRYGVTDLRAFFENDLRFLKQFK from the coding sequence ATGTCACATCTCGCAGAGCTGGTTGCCAGTGCGAAGGCAGCCATTAACGATGCTTCAGATGTCGCCGCTCTGGACAACGTCCGCGTCGAATACCTGGGCAAAAAAGGGCACCTGACCCTTCAGATGACCACCCTGCGTGAGCTGCCGCCAGAAGAGCGCCCGGCTGCCGGGGCAGTGATCAACGAAGCCAAAGAGCAGGTTCAGCAAGCGCTGAACGCCCGTAAATCGGATCTGGAAAATGCTGCGCTGAATGCGCGTCTGGCAGCCGAAACCATCGATGTCTCCCTGCCGGGGCGTCGCGTGGAAAATGGGGGGTTACACCCGGTAACCCGCACGATCGATCGTATTGAGAGTTTCTTCGGTGAACTGGGTTTTACCGTCGCCACCGGCCCGGAAATCGAAGACGATTACCATAACTTTGACGCGCTGAATATTCCGGGTCACCACCCGGCACGTGCGGATCACGATACTTTCTGGTTTGACGCGACGCGTTTGCTGCGTACGCAGACCTCTGGTGTGCAGATTCGTACCATGGAGAATCAGCAGCCGCCAATCCGCATTATCGCCCCTGGACGCGTTTACCGTAACGACTACGACCAAACGCATACGCCAATGTTCCATCAGATGGAAGGGCTGATCGTCGATAAAAACATCAGCTTTACTAACCTGAAAGGCACGCTGCATGACTTCCTGCGTAACTTCTTTGAAGAAGATCTGCAGATTCGTTTCCGCCCGTCTTACTTCCCGTTCACTGAACCGTCTGCAGAAGTTGATGTGATGGGCAAAAACGGCAAATGGCTGGAAGTACTGGGCTGCGGCATGGTGCATCCAAACGTATTGCGTAATGTTGGAATCGATCCGGAAGTTTACTCCGGCTTCGCATTTGGCATGGGGATGGAACGTCTGACCATGCTGCGTTACGGCGTTACCGACTTGCGCGCATTCTTCGAAAACGATCTGCGTTTCCTCAAACAGTTTAAATAA